The genome window CAGGCGACTGTGTGGAAATCGACCGCGATCGCCAATGCTGGTCTCACCAAGCAATCACTTTATGAGCTGGAGCGCGGCGCCGTAGGGCGGGGCGCCTACGACCGAGCATTAGAATCGGTCGACGCGGTCAATGCCGAAATCGCGCAACTTCTTAAGAAGGTGTGGGGTCGATGAGCAAACGTACTGACACGATCAAGAGCCTTTTCACGGCCCCGCAATCAAGTGCGTTGTCAGCTGACAACATGCCCGCTGCCTTGCCGCGGGTCTCGTCGGGCTCGGTTCGCTCGTTGAAAGACTCTTTCTCCGAAGTGGAGAAAGAGAACGAGGAACTTCGCGAACGAATTGCATCCGGGGCGGTGATACTTGAAATCGACCCCTCGCTCGTCGATCCGTCACCGCTGGCCGACCGTTTTCGCGATCAGGATGATAGCTCGTTCGAAGCGCTCAAACAGTCGATCGCACAGCGTGGCCAAGAGGTGCCCATTCTCGTTCGGGAGCATCCTGAAGCGAAAGGGCGCTATCAGAGCGCCTATGGTCATCGCCGCGTCCGCGCCACGCGCGAACTAGGTATTTCCGTCAAAGCGATTCTGCGATCGTTGTCAGATGAAGCGCTTGTCGTGGCGCAAGGACTCGAGAACGCACCGCGCGAAGATTTGAGTTTCATTGAGCGCGCCAGCTTCGCGATGCATATCGAGGATGCCGGGCATAGCCGCTCAGTCGTGCAGGATGCGTTGTCGGTCGATCGGGCGGAGGCCTCGAAACTTCTTGCCGTGGCTCGATCGGTTCCTGCCGAGGTCATTCAAGCGATCGGGAAAGCTCCGAAAGTTGGCCGCGGCCGTTGGCAGTCATTCGCTGAATTGATCAAGGATTCCGCGGCGCTCAAACGGGTCAGAGCGGCGATCGCCGAACCTAAATTTGCAGAGCGCGAAACCGACGCACGATTTCTTGCAGCATTCTCCGCGGCAACCCGTCCATCTCGCGGGGAGCCCTCGAAAGAGCCGGACGAGAAGCCGGTCTTTTCCGTGTCCGGGGAAAAGATTGCGCACGTGCGTCAGGCCGAGCGCGAATTGAAGCTTACCATCGACAAGAATGTCTCGACGACATTCGCGGCATTTCTTGTGGACCAACTCCCGGCCCTGTTCGACGCCTTTTCCAAGAAGAGCAGTGGTCAGGAAAGTACCGAGGCCTGACGGTCTCGTCCGTAAACACGAACCAGGAGCAGACAAGGCAAAAGAAAAAGGCCCCCGAAACGGAGTTCCGGAAGCCCTTCTCTTCAAGTTTGGCGACTGACAGAGAATCACTTTCGCGAATCGCAGTCAAGAGTTTCCACGCGATTTTATCGTCGTTTCGGCGAGCGGATTTTCTTTGCCCAACTGAGGCAAAGACATGCAGTCACACTCTCCAACGACGCCCTTTGGGCGGCGATCGCTGACGCTTGCCCATGTGGCAAGCCAGATGGTCGCAACGGAACGTCCTCCCGAAAAGATCGTGCACAAATGGAAGATCTTCCACGCCATCTGCACGGCACGGCCGCGCCTTGGGGTGTCGGAGCGCGCGCTCTCGGTGCTAAACGCACTCCTAACCTTCCATCCCGAGACCGCGCTGACAGGAGAGGATGACCTGATCGTCTTCCCCTCGAACCATCAGCTCGCGCGGCGAGCGCACGGCATGCCGGCATCGACGCTGCGACGCCACCTCGCTGTGCTGGTCGACGCGGGGCTAATCGTTCGGCGCGACAGTCCAAATGGCAAGCGATATGCGCGGAAGGACGATGCTGGCGAAATCGAGCTCGCGTTCGGCTTCGATCTGTCACCGCTCGTCGTGCGCTCGGAAGAGTTCGAGAGCCTGGCGGCCGATATCGAAGCCGAGGCCCGCGCACTCAAGCTCGTGCGTGAGCGGATTACACTGTGCCGGCGCGACATCGGGAAGATGATTGCAACTGGCATGGAGGAAGCCGTCCCGACGCGAAGGGGAGGGCAGGGGCCTGCCGATTGGAAGGTCGTGCACGCTGCCTTCCGCGCGATCGTCGATCAGATTCCGCGCACCGCGACGCGCCAGGAGCTCGAGCCGATCGCCGACGAGTTGTCTCAGCTCGCCGACGACGTACTCAATCTTCTGGAAACACATGTCAAATCCAAGAATCCGAGCGCCAATGAGTCCCATTCTGAGCACCACATACAGAATTCAAATCCAGATACCCTCATTGACCTTGAACCTAGCCTTCGAGAAGGCAGGGCGGCGGGAGCTGAGCCAAGGCCTCAACCATCGCGAGTCGGGGAGGGGACGTATCCGTTGGGAATGGTCCTGAGTGCATGCCCGGACATCGTCGACTATGCGAAGGGCGGGCTTTCGAACTGGCGCGATTTCCTGGCCACAGCGGCCGTTGTACGATCGATGCTGGGGATCAGTCCGAGCGCCTGGGAGGAGGCGCAAAAGGTTATGGGCGAGGTGCCTGCAGCCATCGTCGTCGCGTGTATCCTGCAGCGCGGGACGGCGATCAATTCCGCTGGCGGTTATCTGCGCGGTCTAACGCGAAAAGCCGAGGTCGGCGAATTTTCGCTTGGTCCAATCCTGATGGCGCAGATCAATTCTCGCCGGCGAGACAAGCAGAGGGCGTGAGGCGATGAGGCGCCGTTCCCAGACTTTGCCTCTTCGTGTGATCGAAACACCCCCACTGACCCGGCTTCTGCGCTGTGTCGATGCAAGGCCGTTCGGAGAGATTCGTCATGGCAAAACACCCTCCAATCACGCTCGCGCCATTTTTCCAGCCTGGCGATGAAGGCGCCGCGGAGCAACGGATGTACGTGGCAGGATTCGCGGACGAGGCGGGCGAGGCCTGGGGGACGCTGATTCCGTTGGATGCGGAGATGGTCGAGCACGCCATTCTGGGGCAACAGACTTTCACCGTCTGGTGCAATTCCGACGGACGCATCCAATCGCAGCCGACCAGCGATAGCGTTTTTGAGGATCTTCTGGAGAAAGATCAATTGAAGGAGACGCCCCTCGATGAGCTCGTCGCCGAAGCCATCGAGCAGGGCAAGAATGAACCCAATGATGACATCCTCGATATGTTCGAGACCCTGCATGAGCGGCTGGTGCGGGCGCAGGGCATGGTCGCTGACGAGATCGCGCGGCGCAGGCGCTGACTCCTCGCGCCGCAGTCAGCGCGGTTCAGTGCTGTAGGGTCAGCTTGTACTAACGCGAGCACCGCGACCGCGCGCGGCCGATACCCGGACCGGTCGATGAAACAAGAAAACCGACGACCGGGCCTGGCTCCGATTAGTCTTAAGCTTCGCCGGAGCCGGAAAACAGCACCGTCGGTGGCGTCGCGCGCGGCGGCGGGAGAGTCCGAGCGCCCGGGGCTCCCGGTTTGCTCTTGAGATCGTATCGCTGGGCCAGGTCGAGTAGCCGCCGCTTGGTGAACGGGTCCGCGTACTCCGCCAGATCGCGCGCCCGCTGTGCGAAGCCTCTATAAAATTCTTCCACGACGCAACCCCCGCAACATCACTGAAAATCGGATTTCAACGTGAGACGCACTCCGCGTCAAGCGGCCTGGTGCATGCGGACAATTTTCGGCGATTTACTTGTGCTCGCGGCGCACGGGGAACTAAGCTGGTCCCGGCAGGCAAAAATCATGACTCCGCTCTACCTCAGCCGGAAGCTGGGCCCGAAGTGCGGTAAGCCGATGACGGCCGTGCCCGACGACCTCGCGCCCGGCGGGCCGCGCTACGTCTGCGTGGTCTGCGAGGACGATCCGCTGCGCGATCCCCTCGCCCGGAAGTAGTCGGAAAGCCCGCTGCGACCGCCGGCCAAATAACGTTCGGGTTGAATCGAGCCCGGCAGCCGGATTGCTGCAGAGGCCGATTGCGCTCACAACCCTCTCCGACGATGTGGAGTGGCAACCCGAACGCCCAGCTTCGTTCCATCGCGCGTGCCGGCGGAATCGTCCCGGACTCGGAGGCCGGCATGCCAAGCGACGGTAGCATCTGTTTTACGCCTCGCGGGGCGCTCGGTCGCATGGATGCGGTGGGCGGGTTGCATCCACATGGCGAGTACGTTGCCAGCCTCGTTATCGATCTTGCGCTGGCAACTTCGACGGCTACGCCGAAATGCTGACGGTGACGATCTCCATTGCGGGTGATGCGCGCCGTCCAGGTGACCTATTAAGGTGAGCTGCATTTTGCTTGCCGCGCCCATTGCCTGAGATCCGAATGGCCGAACGGATCGGGGCCGCCTGTCTTCATTCCATGTGGTTTAGCGACGGGCGCACCCATCACCATCCTCGATAGAGGCTGGTCTGACCGAAGGCCGATCCCGCTTCGCGGGCTCTCGATCTTGTCCCTGCAACGTCCGTCCTCGACTTTCTTCACCTGGCGCTGCGCACCATTCCTCGCGGTCCAAGAAAGTCGAGGCCGGCCGCCCTCCATTTCATTTCGGCCCTTTGGGTGCAGGTCGATCGCCTCCGGTCTCACGACCGCCATCGAGGTCGCGATCGGCGCGGCCCGAGAAAACCAAGGGAATGAGACAATGGCTACCATCGGCACCTTCACGTCCACGGGCAATGGCTTCTCCGGCGCGATCAAGACGCTCAACCTCAACGTCAAGGCCAAGCTGATCCGCGTCGACACCCCTTCCGACAAGGGACCGCACTTCCGCATCTACTCCGGCAACGTCGAGTTGGGCGCCGCCTGGCAGAAGACCGCCAAGGACACCGAGCGCGACTACCTCTCCGTCAAGCTGGACGATCCGAGCTTCCCGGCTCCGATCTACGCCACCCTGATCGAAGTCGAAGGTGCGGAAGGCCTGCAACTGATCTGGTCTCGGCCGAACCGGGACTGAAGCTCCAGGAAATCGGCTCCGCCGCAAGGCGGGGCCCGCTCCCTTCTACCGGAGATGCGATCATGATCGTCGACACCATTGAAGAATTGCGCGCCGAGCTGCGCGAATGCCTGTTCACGCCGGCGGAGCGCATGGCGCTCGAAGTCGAATTGGCCGAACTCATCCGCCAACGCAACAAAGCGCTCGCAGCCGAGGAGCGGGCATAAGCCCCGTCCTCTTGCATCTTGCGATGCACCTTCATTACGGTCCGCTCCTGCGCGTTTCGCGGGATCGTGAGCGCGGATTTCAGGGGATCGTGAGCAGAGATTTCAGACGATCGTGAGCAACGATTTCGCGGGATCGTGAGCAAGGCTTTCGGAGCCTTGCAGCGCTTCGGCCGACAACTCAACCGGCTTAGGGATGACCTCGTGGTTAACGAGGAAGTCCAATGCCTACCCAGAGATTGTCGATGCGCCGGATCAAGGAAGTCCTTCGGTTAAAACATTTTCAAGGCCTGCCAGAGCGGGCCATCGCGCGGAGCGTGGGCGTCAGCAACGGCGTTGTGCACAGCTACCTGAGCCGCGCCCGCTCTGCTGGGTTGAGCTGGCCGCTTCCGGAGGGAATGACCGATGAAGACCTGGAGCTTTTGCTTTTCCCGGCCCCACGACCAGCGTCTCAGAGCCCGCAGCGGCCGGTGCCCGACTGGAGCTACATCGATAAAGAGCTCCGCCGGCGCAACGTAACCCGTCGCCTGCTCTGGGAGGAGTATCGCGCCGTTAATCCCGACGGTTTCGGGTACACGTGGTTCTGCACTACCTACGAGGCCTGGAAGGGGCGGGTCCGACCTTCGATGCGGCAGATTCATCTGGGCGGCGAGAAGGTGTTCGTGGATTTCGCCGGCGACACCATCGACATCGTCGATCCGCTGACCGGGGAAGTGCAGCCGATGAAGCTGTTCGTCGCGGCGATGGGCGCTTCGAACTACACCTACGCCGAGGCCTGCCCCAGCGAGAGCTTGGCCGACTGGATCCGGGCCCACGTCAACTTGTTCACGTTTTTGAGCGGAACGCCGACGTTCGTGGTCTGCGACAACCTCAAAGCCGCCGTCAGCAACCCCGACCGCTACGATCCCGGCCTCAATCGCACTTATGCCGAGATGGCGAGCCATTACGGCACGGCCATTCTCGCCGCACGGCCGCGGCGCCCAAAAGACAAGGCGAAGGTCGAGGTCGCGGTGCAAATCGCCCAGCGCTGGATTCTGGCCCGGCTGCGCAATCAGCGCTTCTTTTCCCGGGCCGAGCTCAACGCCGCCATCAAGACACTCGTCGACGAACTCAATGCTCGTCAAATGCGTGGCTTCGGCTCAAGCCGCGCCGAACTGTTTGCCGAACTCGACAAACCCAAGCTAACCCCGCTGCCAGATCAGCCTTATGCCTTCGCACGCTGGAAGCGCTGCCGCCTCGCTCCCGATTATCATGTCGAGGTCGACGGCCATTGGTACTCCGCGCCGTATCGTCTGATTGGCGAGCTGGTCGATGCCCGTATCGACGATCGGACGGTCGAGATCTTCCACAAGGGCCAGCGGATCGCCAGCCATGCCCGCGCGCCCAACCGACGCGGACACACCACCATCGCCGACCACATGCCGAGCGCCCATCGCCGCTACGGCAAATGGACCCCCGCCGCGGTGATCGCCGCCGGCGAGCGGATCGGTCCTT of Bradyrhizobium barranii subsp. barranii contains these proteins:
- the repC gene encoding plasmid replication protein RepC, producing the protein MQSHSPTTPFGRRSLTLAHVASQMVATERPPEKIVHKWKIFHAICTARPRLGVSERALSVLNALLTFHPETALTGEDDLIVFPSNHQLARRAHGMPASTLRRHLAVLVDAGLIVRRDSPNGKRYARKDDAGEIELAFGFDLSPLVVRSEEFESLAADIEAEARALKLVRERITLCRRDIGKMIATGMEEAVPTRRGGQGPADWKVVHAAFRAIVDQIPRTATRQELEPIADELSQLADDVLNLLETHVKSKNPSANESHSEHHIQNSNPDTLIDLEPSLREGRAAGAEPRPQPSRVGEGTYPLGMVLSACPDIVDYAKGGLSNWRDFLATAAVVRSMLGISPSAWEEAQKVMGEVPAAIVVACILQRGTAINSAGGYLRGLTRKAEVGEFSLGPILMAQINSRRRDKQRA
- a CDS encoding DUF736 domain-containing protein, encoding MATIGTFTSTGNGFSGAIKTLNLNVKAKLIRVDTPSDKGPHFRIYSGNVELGAAWQKTAKDTERDYLSVKLDDPSFPAPIYATLIEVEGAEGLQLIWSRPNRD
- the repB gene encoding plasmid partitioning protein RepB, with product MSKRTDTIKSLFTAPQSSALSADNMPAALPRVSSGSVRSLKDSFSEVEKENEELRERIASGAVILEIDPSLVDPSPLADRFRDQDDSSFEALKQSIAQRGQEVPILVREHPEAKGRYQSAYGHRRVRATRELGISVKAILRSLSDEALVVAQGLENAPREDLSFIERASFAMHIEDAGHSRSVVQDALSVDRAEASKLLAVARSVPAEVIQAIGKAPKVGRGRWQSFAELIKDSAALKRVRAAIAEPKFAERETDARFLAAFSAATRPSRGEPSKEPDEKPVFSVSGEKIAHVRQAERELKLTIDKNVSTTFAAFLVDQLPALFDAFSKKSSGQESTEA
- the istA gene encoding IS21-like element ISFK1 family transposase; its protein translation is MPTQRLSMRRIKEVLRLKHFQGLPERAIARSVGVSNGVVHSYLSRARSAGLSWPLPEGMTDEDLELLLFPAPRPASQSPQRPVPDWSYIDKELRRRNVTRRLLWEEYRAVNPDGFGYTWFCTTYEAWKGRVRPSMRQIHLGGEKVFVDFAGDTIDIVDPLTGEVQPMKLFVAAMGASNYTYAEACPSESLADWIRAHVNLFTFLSGTPTFVVCDNLKAAVSNPDRYDPGLNRTYAEMASHYGTAILAARPRRPKDKAKVEVAVQIAQRWILARLRNQRFFSRAELNAAIKTLVDELNARQMRGFGSSRAELFAELDKPKLTPLPDQPYAFARWKRCRLAPDYHVEVDGHWYSAPYRLIGELVDARIDDRTVEIFHKGQRIASHARAPNRRGHTTIADHMPSAHRRYGKWTPAAVIAAGERIGPSTAAFFQAVIDARPHPEQGFRTCLGILALVKSYGAERLDAACRRGILIKARSVASIRSILQNGLDRTFFDESFEHQPLRHGNIRGRDYFH